The genome window CTATGATCCGCCACGCCGCCCCATAGCCCCACACCCAAAGCTGCAGCCGAGATGCATCTGAGCGAGAACGAGGGGATTGAGGGCGTGCGGTTCGCGGTGACTGTCGGGCAGGGCTTCGTCGGTGCCGCGCTATGCCTGGAGCTGATCCGCCGCGGCGCCCTGGAGGTCTGCTCCCTCGACAGCTCGACCTGCGCGATTCCTCCGCTTGGTCCCAGCAGCTCCT of Triticum urartu cultivar G1812 unplaced genomic scaffold, Tu2.1 TuUngrouped_contig_5506, whole genome shotgun sequence contains these proteins:
- the LOC125529307 gene encoding uncharacterized protein LOC125529307 isoform X3 is translated as MHLSENEGIEGVRFAVTVGQGFVGAALCLELIRRGALEVCSLDSSTCAIPPLGPSSSSTPASASYKVRDIKVIQMLLCHESVNLMRQHGLQAQEIPMYVSVGCRSALHSSA